The Bacillota bacterium genome contains a region encoding:
- a CDS encoding DUF348 domain-containing protein: MWKIAGGWAKSGPGRLALVSCLVGTLAWGTLAGAQQRIVIRVDGKVVEHKTLRRSLGEALAEAGVKVGPRDLVSPDPATPVKRGLKVTVHRAVPVRVLADGQTRVVLTPPAPVVSILKMANITLGQQDRVSLPLDFTVRQGTVIRVTRIVEKILREKYTLPAAVERRADPALERGRVRLVSPGRAGEGERIVRVTFADGREIKRTVLQERVLRPAQNRIVACGTLGTVARGGSVMRFQRVLEAHATAYSPRTGRYTATGHPVGYGVAAVDPRVIPLGTRLYVEGYGFARALDVGSAIKGNRIDLFFESEEECRRWGRRLVKVYILE; the protein is encoded by the coding sequence ATGTGGAAAATTGCCGGGGGATGGGCAAAATCTGGGCCGGGACGCCTTGCCCTTGTTTCCTGTCTCGTGGGGACCCTCGCCTGGGGGACGCTGGCCGGCGCCCAGCAGCGGATTGTGATCAGGGTTGACGGGAAAGTGGTGGAGCACAAAACCCTCAGGCGCAGCCTGGGGGAAGCCCTCGCCGAGGCGGGAGTGAAGGTGGGCCCCCGGGATCTGGTATCTCCAGATCCCGCCACACCGGTTAAGAGAGGGCTGAAGGTAACGGTGCACCGGGCGGTGCCGGTCCGCGTTCTGGCCGATGGGCAGACCCGGGTTGTCTTAACTCCCCCGGCCCCGGTGGTAAGCATTCTGAAAATGGCAAACATCACCCTGGGGCAGCAGGACCGGGTGAGTTTGCCCCTGGATTTCACCGTAAGGCAAGGTACTGTGATTCGAGTGACCAGAATTGTTGAAAAAATATTGAGGGAGAAATATACCCTCCCGGCGGCCGTGGAGAGGAGGGCCGATCCCGCTCTGGAGCGGGGACGGGTGCGCCTTGTCAGCCCGGGGAGGGCAGGCGAAGGCGAGCGGATCGTCAGGGTCACTTTTGCGGACGGACGGGAGATAAAGAGAACGGTGCTCCAGGAAAGGGTGCTGCGCCCCGCCCAGAACCGGATTGTTGCCTGCGGGACTCTCGGGACGGTGGCGCGCGGAGGCTCTGTAATGCGTTTTCAGCGTGTTCTTGAAGCCCATGCAACGGCTTACAGTCCGCGCACCGGGAGGTACACGGCGACCGGTCACCCTGTCGGGTACGGGGTGGCCGCCGTTGACCCCCGCGTCATTCCTCTGGGAACGCGGCTCTATGTGGAGGGCTACGGCTTTGCCAGGGCGCTCGATGTGGGAAGCGCGATCAAAGGAAACAGGATCGACCTCTTTTTTGAATCCGAGGAGGAGTGCCGGAGGTGGGGGCGCCGCCTGGTGAAGGTATACATTCTGGAGTAG
- a CDS encoding TatD family hydrolase has protein sequence METADLVLVDTHAHLNDPKYDRDLEAVRARAREARVAAIICVGYDFASSRRAVQLAGTFPEIYAAVGFHPHDAAGVPERAWEGLRLLAQNGRVVALGEMGFDFYRNLSPRNVQEEVFRRQLQLAGELNLPVIIHDRAAHEETLAVLEEFPGLPGVVFHCFSGGPRFAEECLARGYYLGIAGPITFPKSEELTEAVRIAPLNRLLLETDCPYLAPQPWRGRRNEPSYLTAVAEAVSRVKGVSPAEVAAATTASACRLFRIAPS, from the coding sequence GGAGGCGGTCCGGGCGCGGGCGCGGGAGGCCCGCGTCGCGGCCATCATCTGCGTGGGCTACGATTTTGCCTCCTCCCGCCGCGCGGTGCAGCTTGCCGGGACGTTCCCCGAAATTTACGCCGCCGTGGGATTTCACCCCCACGACGCCGCCGGTGTTCCCGAGCGCGCCTGGGAGGGCCTGCGGCTGCTTGCCCAAAACGGGCGGGTGGTGGCCCTGGGGGAAATGGGGTTTGACTTTTACCGTAACCTTTCTCCGCGCAATGTGCAGGAGGAGGTTTTCCGGCGGCAGCTTCAGCTTGCCGGGGAGTTAAACCTTCCCGTGATCATTCACGACCGCGCCGCCCACGAGGAGACCCTTGCGGTCCTGGAAGAGTTCCCCGGGCTTCCCGGCGTTGTTTTCCACTGCTTTTCCGGGGGGCCCCGCTTCGCCGAGGAATGCCTGGCGCGGGGCTACTACCTCGGGATTGCGGGCCCCATCACCTTTCCCAAATCAGAGGAGTTAACCGAAGCGGTGAGGATTGCCCCTCTGAACCGGCTCCTGCTGGAGACCGACTGCCCCTATCTTGCCCCTCAGCCCTGGCGGGGCAGGCGGAACGAACCCTCCTACCTGACCGCCGTGGCGGAGGCGGTTTCCCGTGTGAAAGGGGTTTCCCCCGCCGAGGTCGCGGCGGCAACCACCGCCAGCGCCTGCCGCCTCTTCCGCATTGCCCCCTCCTGA